In one Sphingomonas sp. S1-29 genomic region, the following are encoded:
- the trpB gene encoding tryptophan synthase subunit beta, with amino-acid sequence MNAPNSLRQQPDERGHFGQYGGRYVAETLMPLVLELDREYRAAKQDPAFAAQFDDLLEHYVGRPSPLYYAERLTDTLRESADDGMGAEVWFKRDELNHTGAHKINNCVGQILLAIRMGKTRIIAETGAGQHGVATATVCARFGLPCVIYMGARDIERQQPNVFRMKLLGAEVRPVTSGAATLKDAMNEGLRDWVANVHDTFYIIGTAAGPHPYPELVRDFQSVIGKEARAQMLSRTGRLPDLLVAAIGGGSNAIGLFHPFLDDVAVKMLGVEAAGHGLDNLHAASLAGGSPGVLHGNRTYLLQDEDGQIAEAHSISAGLDYPGIGPEHAWLKDIGRVEYTSITDTEALDAFQLLCRVEGIIPALEPAHAIAAVAKRARQMPRDGVILANLCGRGDKDIFTVAQALGVEI; translated from the coding sequence ATGAACGCACCCAATAGTCTGCGCCAGCAGCCCGACGAACGCGGCCATTTCGGCCAATATGGCGGCCGCTATGTCGCCGAAACGCTGATGCCGCTGGTCCTCGAGCTCGACCGCGAATATCGCGCCGCCAAGCAGGACCCCGCCTTTGCCGCGCAGTTCGACGACCTGCTCGAACATTATGTCGGCCGCCCGAGCCCGCTTTATTATGCCGAACGGCTCACCGACACGCTGCGCGAAAGCGCCGACGACGGCATGGGTGCTGAAGTCTGGTTCAAGCGCGACGAGCTGAACCATACCGGCGCGCACAAGATCAACAATTGCGTCGGCCAGATCCTGCTGGCGATCCGCATGGGCAAGACGCGGATCATCGCCGAGACCGGCGCGGGCCAGCACGGCGTCGCCACCGCGACGGTGTGCGCGCGCTTCGGCCTGCCCTGCGTCATCTATATGGGTGCGCGCGATATCGAGCGACAGCAGCCCAACGTCTTCCGGATGAAGCTCTTGGGCGCCGAAGTCCGCCCGGTGACGTCGGGCGCGGCGACGTTGAAGGATGCGATGAACGAGGGGCTGCGCGACTGGGTCGCCAACGTCCACGACACCTTTTACATCATCGGCACCGCCGCCGGCCCGCACCCCTATCCCGAGCTGGTGCGCGATTTCCAGAGCGTGATCGGCAAGGAGGCGCGCGCGCAGATGCTGTCGCGCACCGGCCGCCTGCCCGATCTGCTGGTCGCGGCGATCGGCGGCGGATCGAATGCGATCGGGCTGTTCCACCCCTTCCTCGACGATGTCGCCGTCAAGATGCTCGGCGTCGAGGCCGCGGGCCATGGGCTCGACAATCTGCACGCCGCCAGCCTTGCCGGCGGATCGCCGGGGGTGCTCCACGGCAACAGGACCTATTTGCTGCAGGACGAGGACGGCCAGATCGCCGAGGCGCATTCGATCTCGGCGGGGCTCGATTATCCGGGCATCGGCCCCGAACATGCCTGGCTCAAGGACATCGGCCGCGTCGAATACACCTCGATCACCGATACCGAGGCGCTCGATGCGTTCCAGTTGCTGTGCAGGGTCGAAGGGATCATCCCCGCGCTCGAACCGGCGCACGCGATCGCCGCCGTTGCCAAGCGCGCGCGCCAGATGCCGCGCGACGGGGTGATCCTGGCGAATCTGTGCGGCCGCGGCGACAAGGACATCTTTACCGTCGCGCAGGCGTTGGGGGTGGAGATATGA
- a CDS encoding phosphoribosylanthranilate isomerase, translated as MTTAKICGLSTPETVAAALTGGASHVGFVFFPPSPRHLSFDQARMLAEPVPGHVGKVGVFVDPDDSLLAEAIGAGRLDVLQLHKTPPERIAAIRARHGIEIWAAIAVRTRADLDAAARHHELADRILYDAKTPEGATLPGGMGVRFDWTLLDGYRHPLPWALSGGLDAGNVQDAIRQTRAPIVDVSSGVESAPGVKDVSRIAAFLAAVAKA; from the coding sequence ATGACGACCGCCAAGATCTGCGGGCTATCGACGCCCGAAACCGTCGCCGCCGCGCTCACCGGCGGCGCGAGCCATGTCGGGTTCGTCTTCTTCCCGCCCTCGCCGCGCCATTTGTCGTTCGACCAGGCACGGATGCTCGCCGAACCCGTGCCGGGTCATGTCGGCAAGGTCGGGGTATTCGTCGATCCCGATGATTCGTTGCTCGCCGAGGCGATCGGCGCCGGGCGGCTCGACGTGCTGCAGCTCCACAAGACCCCGCCCGAACGCATCGCCGCGATCCGGGCGCGGCATGGCATCGAGATCTGGGCGGCGATCGCGGTGCGGACGCGCGCCGACCTCGATGCGGCCGCCCGCCATCACGAGCTTGCCGACCGAATCCTCTACGACGCCAAGACCCCCGAGGGCGCTACGTTGCCCGGCGGCATGGGGGTTCGTTTCGACTGGACCTTGCTCGACGGCTATCGCCACCCGCTGCCCTGGGCGCTGTCGGGCGGGCTCGACGCGGGCAATGTGCAGGATGCGATTCGCCAGACGCGCGCGCCGATCGTCGACGTATCCTCGGGGGTCGAAAGCGCGCCGGGGGTGAAGGACGTGTCGCGGATCGCGGCGTTCCTGGCAGCGGTGGCGAAGGCGTAA
- the pyrF gene encoding orotidine-5'-phosphate decarboxylase: MSSPLYVALDTPDIARARAIAQAVRHHVGGIKLGLEFFMANGRSGVREMADIGLPIFLDLKFHDIPNTVAKAIQALGPLEPAILTVHASGGRSMMEDAKAAAPLGTKVVAVTMLTSLDGEDLHSIGLQRDPHEQVARLTELAREAGIDGVVCSGFEVAAAKKVWPQGFFVVPGVRPAGGSASDQKRVVTPRAALDAGASILVVGRPITKAENPDAAARAIEATL; this comes from the coding sequence ATGAGTTCGCCGCTATATGTCGCGCTCGACACCCCCGACATCGCGCGCGCGCGCGCGATCGCGCAGGCGGTGCGGCACCATGTCGGCGGCATCAAGCTGGGCCTGGAATTCTTCATGGCCAATGGCCGCTCGGGCGTTCGCGAAATGGCCGATATCGGCCTGCCGATCTTCCTCGACCTGAAATTCCACGACATCCCCAACACCGTCGCCAAGGCGATCCAGGCGCTGGGGCCACTCGAGCCCGCGATCCTGACGGTCCACGCCTCGGGCGGGCGATCGATGATGGAGGATGCCAAGGCAGCGGCGCCGCTCGGCACCAAGGTGGTCGCGGTGACGATGCTCACCAGCCTCGACGGCGAAGACCTGCACTCGATCGGGCTGCAACGCGACCCGCACGAGCAGGTGGCTCGGCTGACCGAACTCGCGCGCGAGGCGGGGATCGACGGCGTGGTGTGTTCGGGGTTCGAGGTCGCGGCGGCGAAGAAGGTGTGGCCGCAGGGTTTCTTCGTCGTTCCCGGCGTCCGCCCCGCGGGCGGCAGCGCGAGCGACCAGAAACGCGTCGTCACCCCGCGCGCCGCGCTCGATGCCGGTGCATCGATCCTGGTGGTCGGACGCCCGATCACCAAGGCCGAAAATCCCGACGCCGCCGCGCGCGCGATCGAAGCGACCCTTTGA
- a CDS encoding LapA family protein gives MQFLRTLIWVLLAGIVVAFSINNWVTVPVRLWAGLIADINLPLLLLVAFAVGFVPLYLVHAAGQWRLKSRLANAERALADLRAATAAPILADTAEPEPAAHVPTPDPIVAPIAPTAPATTLSPPLPFEADRK, from the coding sequence ATGCAGTTTCTGCGAACGCTGATCTGGGTATTGCTGGCGGGCATCGTCGTCGCCTTTTCGATCAACAACTGGGTGACGGTGCCGGTGCGCCTGTGGGCCGGGCTGATCGCCGACATCAATTTGCCGCTGCTGCTGCTCGTCGCCTTCGCGGTCGGTTTCGTCCCGCTCTATCTGGTGCATGCCGCCGGGCAGTGGCGGTTGAAGTCGCGGCTGGCGAATGCCGAGCGTGCGCTCGCCGACCTGCGCGCCGCGACCGCCGCGCCGATCCTGGCCGACACCGCCGAGCCCGAACCCGCCGCTCACGTCCCTACCCCCGACCCGATCGTCGCTCCGATTGCCCCCACCGCGCCGGCAACCACGCTGTCGCCGCCGCTGCCATTCGAGGCTGATAGAAAATGA
- a CDS encoding patatin-like protein, with the protein MRDKELRLALVCYGGVSLAVYMHGITKEVWRLVQASQAFCDPASAPGTGEEGVYHALLQEMAAESGLRVRVLVDILAGASAGGINSVFLAQAISTGQSLEPLTDMWLEQADIDSLIDPDQAPASGMTKFWARPLAWMAIGAKAIEETVEHAARDEVRAKLDTLVRARWFEPPFGGKRMVHMLLDAFDAMASGPVGPRLLPPGQPLDLFVTVTDFGGHPERLRLHSPAEVVETEHRLVLSFSDGGKPVDTLADPAELAFAARSTSSFPGAFPPFMVGELDAVLADRGASWPGRLAFLTRALPRQVAANSVEKAALIDGSVLANAPFRPAIDALRERPARRQVDRRFVFIDPVPGFRFALGERANGKPSFFQTMAGAMSEIPRQQPIRDDLEMLMDRSDQIERKLVVLDQLRGEVERQVESLFGYTLFLDYPTPKRLVGWRRRAQTAATGKAGYGHAGYALLKVEVVIDRLTGILQHVGEQAGQERRRTIRAAVAQAVRARGGNEVGTEHAGGASPRAIAFLRGFDLGFRIRRMRLMVRRIAELDGDHDRAELIAIREAVYEALAAYLERHRAEPLAALREGVRRLPVDADAVLDSLEATMDLQALDARTDTAVAAALSGLPRDARRSLLLTYLGFPFFDIATLPLLQGEGLDEFDPVRVDRIAPDDASAIRSGDASATLKGVQFNTFGAFFSRAYRENDYLWGRLHGADRLVDIVLSTLPATVRLKPGRTSAIKRSLFLAILDEEEPRLTAMPGLIESLRAEIG; encoded by the coding sequence ATGCGTGACAAGGAATTGCGGCTGGCGCTGGTCTGCTACGGCGGGGTCAGCTTGGCGGTGTACATGCACGGGATCACTAAGGAGGTGTGGCGGCTCGTTCAGGCTAGCCAGGCATTTTGCGACCCCGCCTCCGCGCCCGGCACCGGCGAAGAGGGGGTGTATCATGCGCTGTTGCAGGAAATGGCCGCGGAATCGGGGCTGCGCGTCCGCGTGCTGGTCGACATCCTCGCCGGCGCGAGCGCGGGCGGGATCAACAGCGTGTTCCTGGCGCAGGCGATCAGCACCGGCCAGAGCCTCGAGCCGCTCACCGACATGTGGCTGGAACAGGCCGATATCGATTCGCTGATCGACCCCGACCAGGCCCCCGCGTCGGGGATGACCAAATTCTGGGCGCGCCCGCTCGCCTGGATGGCGATCGGCGCCAAGGCAATCGAGGAAACCGTCGAGCACGCCGCGCGCGACGAGGTCCGCGCCAAGCTCGACACGCTGGTTCGCGCGCGATGGTTCGAACCGCCGTTCGGGGGGAAGCGGATGGTGCACATGCTGCTCGACGCGTTCGACGCGATGGCGAGCGGCCCCGTCGGCCCGCGGCTGCTGCCCCCCGGCCAGCCGCTCGACCTGTTCGTCACCGTGACCGATTTCGGCGGCCATCCCGAGCGTCTCCGGCTCCATTCGCCCGCCGAAGTCGTCGAGACCGAACACCGGCTGGTGCTGTCGTTCTCCGATGGCGGCAAGCCGGTGGATACGCTCGCCGACCCCGCCGAACTGGCATTCGCCGCGCGATCGACATCGAGCTTTCCCGGCGCCTTCCCGCCCTTCATGGTCGGCGAGCTCGACGCGGTGCTGGCCGATCGCGGCGCGAGCTGGCCGGGGCGGCTGGCGTTCCTGACGCGCGCGCTGCCGCGCCAGGTCGCCGCCAACAGCGTCGAGAAGGCAGCGCTGATCGACGGATCGGTGCTGGCCAACGCGCCGTTCCGCCCGGCGATCGACGCGCTGCGCGAACGCCCCGCGCGCCGGCAGGTCGATCGCCGCTTCGTGTTTATCGATCCGGTGCCGGGCTTTCGCTTCGCGCTGGGCGAACGCGCCAATGGCAAGCCGTCCTTCTTCCAGACGATGGCGGGCGCGATGTCCGAAATCCCGCGCCAGCAGCCGATCCGCGACGACCTCGAGATGCTGATGGACCGGTCGGACCAGATCGAACGCAAGCTCGTCGTGCTCGATCAGCTACGCGGCGAGGTCGAGCGTCAGGTCGAATCGCTGTTCGGCTACACATTGTTCCTCGATTATCCGACCCCCAAGCGGTTGGTCGGCTGGCGTCGCCGCGCGCAGACCGCCGCCACGGGCAAGGCAGGCTATGGCCATGCCGGCTATGCGCTGCTCAAGGTCGAGGTGGTGATCGACCGGCTCACCGGGATCCTGCAGCATGTCGGCGAGCAGGCGGGGCAGGAACGCCGCCGGACGATCCGCGCCGCAGTGGCGCAGGCGGTGCGCGCGCGCGGCGGCAATGAAGTCGGCACCGAGCATGCCGGCGGCGCGAGCCCGCGCGCGATCGCGTTCCTGCGTGGTTTCGACCTGGGCTTCCGGATCCGCCGGATGCGGCTGATGGTGCGGCGCATCGCCGAGCTCGACGGCGACCATGACCGCGCCGAGCTGATCGCGATCCGCGAAGCGGTGTATGAAGCGCTCGCCGCCTATCTCGAGCGCCACCGCGCCGAGCCGCTGGCCGCGCTACGCGAAGGCGTGCGGCGCTTGCCGGTCGATGCCGACGCGGTGCTCGATTCGCTCGAGGCGACAATGGACCTGCAGGCGCTCGACGCGCGAACCGACACCGCCGTCGCGGCCGCGCTGAGCGGGCTGCCGCGCGACGCGCGCCGATCGTTGCTGCTGACCTATCTGGGCTTCCCGTTCTTCGACATCGCCACGCTGCCGCTGTTGCAGGGCGAAGGGCTCGACGAATTCGATCCGGTCCGCGTCGACCGAATCGCGCCCGACGATGCCAGCGCGATCCGCAGCGGCGATGCCAGCGCGACGCTGAAAGGCGTGCAGTTCAACACCTTCGGCGCGTTCTTCAGCCGCGCCTATCGCGAGAACGACTATCTATGGGGCCGGCTGCACGGCGCCGACCGGCTGGTCGATATCGTGCTGTCGACGCTGCCCGCCACCGTTCGGCTCAAGCCCGGCCGGACCAGCGCGATCAAGCGATCCTTGTTCCTGGCGATCCTCGACGAGGAGGAGCCACGGCTCACCGCGATGCCCGGGCTGATCGAGTCGCTGCGCGCCGAGATCGGCTGA
- a CDS encoding endonuclease/exonuclease/phosphatase family protein, whose amino-acid sequence MLTLASYNMHKAVGTDRRRRPERTLEVLREIDADIVALQEADRRFGTREAIFTPHLLAEHSDYKAVPVAVRALSMGWHGNVLLVRREAEIVDCTPIHLPALEPRGAVSVDVRLRGITVRVVGMHLDLSGLWRRRQAHAILSHLDGCTPLPTILMGDLNEWRPTAGCVQDFCRSFTQADTGASFHAKRPIARLDRIMVSRDLEIAECGVHRSMVARTASDHLPIWAKVATRHA is encoded by the coding sequence ATGCTCACACTCGCCAGCTACAACATGCACAAGGCCGTCGGCACCGACCGCCGCAGGCGGCCCGAGCGCACGCTCGAAGTGCTGCGCGAGATCGACGCCGATATCGTCGCGCTGCAGGAGGCCGATCGCCGCTTCGGCACGCGCGAGGCAATCTTCACCCCGCATCTGCTGGCCGAGCATAGCGACTATAAGGCGGTGCCCGTCGCGGTGCGTGCGCTCAGCATGGGCTGGCACGGCAACGTCCTGCTGGTGCGGCGCGAGGCCGAGATCGTCGATTGCACCCCGATCCACCTGCCCGCGCTCGAGCCGCGCGGCGCGGTGTCGGTCGATGTCCGGCTGCGCGGGATCACCGTGCGCGTGGTCGGCATGCATCTGGACCTGTCGGGGCTATGGCGGCGGCGGCAGGCGCATGCGATCCTGTCGCATCTCGATGGATGCACCCCCTTGCCGACGATCCTGATGGGCGACCTCAACGAATGGCGGCCGACCGCGGGCTGCGTCCAGGACTTCTGCCGCAGCTTCACCCAGGCCGACACCGGTGCGAGCTTCCACGCGAAGCGCCCGATCGCGCGGCTCGATCGGATCATGGTCAGCCGCGATTTGGAGATCGCCGAGTGCGGCGTCCACCGCAGCATGGTCGCGCGCACCGCCTCGGATCACCTGCCGATCTGGGCAAAGGTCGCGACCCGGCATGCGTGA